TTAGAGGACCTTTAACttattttctctgcaaagctgatAGAAATGCTAGCCAAATAAATAGTCTTCATGTTTCCATCAGAAAATTACAAGGTGGATGGCTGTCAGTTTTCAGATTTTACTGCAGACTTGGTTAAAATCTAAttaattgtgtaaaaaaaaaaaaaaaaaatatatatctagaCTATTATAAATTGTATGTTGGGCAATGTCAGTATCTATAAGCCCCAGACAAGTTGGAAGTTAAAATTATAATAAGATTTATTATTCTAGTTCTGTTATGAAGGTAGATATTTTGCATTGTAACTGCTAAGATTACTTAAAGGCTTTTGTGTCACTCTGGGCCTCTCTCTTTGAAACTCTTGATTTGCAATTCGTCTTTGCATATATAGGCTACTATTTGTTGGAATTGAAAAGTAAGTTACCTAAGTCTGCTGGCTGTGGTCATTTGCACTTGTATGAACCTTTTTGTGCAAAACCCACTTGTATTTCTCTGTTGCTGTAGAATAATTACATTATTTCCAGTGAATGCCAGCACTGAATTATTTAATGCCACACAATTAGGTTCTATTTAATGagacttctgcttttttgtgtatttgtaacTGTAGCAACTGCAGAGGTTCGTGATTCCTTTCCAGTTAAAATGGTCTGAAGCCTGTCAAAATGTATGTGAAGAACAAGTAGCAGATCAGTGTACTCAGACAAAAAGTAAATggtcttttttgtatttttttaaaatgttttcagttttgcctAAAGTGTAGGAATAGCCATTTTGAAATGCATGAGTCTGGTACACCTTTCTTGCAGTCTTAACTATTAGTTTTGTTTCATCACATTTACTGTGTTGATGTCTTCATTGTGCTACACCTGTCATTTCAGAAGTTACATCAGAAACAAATAGTGTATTATATCTCTTGTAATGGATGCTCAGTTACAGTTTTTTGAGTTAATCAGTTGAGTTTAACCTTAATGAACATGTCATTATCTACAATTTATAGATGTTTATTAAAACTTCACACCTATTTCCACTAATCTTGTTGCTACTTGAGGCAAAATCTTGTTGCTACCAGCTGCAAATCTAATATTTCTGTCTCCTTAATGTGCATGGCTTTAATTTTTAGGTATCACTTAAAcctgaaacaaacagaaataatgcaGGAAGTAGAAGAATATTTGCCATCGTTTTTTAAATGGGCAGAAGACTTCATGCACAATCCAGctaaccaaaataaaatgcaactaaAACTGTAAGAAATGAGAATTAAAAGTTAAAACCGTTCTATGTTGTATATCTTGTTTGGTTCACTTTTAATTTTTAGAACAACACTTTTAATGCAAATCTGTTCAGTGATATGGAGCTGATAATGCAGATCTGCCCAGTGGTATGGAGTTGATTCATGGCCTCACTGTCAAAATAGCTAATGTTGAGAGCTGCATGTTTAGCTGCCATTGTGAGTACTGGGGAAGACAAGACTGAGGGTGAACTGACATAAAAATCTTGTTGGTCTTAAAATCCTTGTAAACAGTGTTGTACAAAGTAGAAATTTTAGTAATTAGAAAAGCAAGTATATTTGATCTACTGACTAAGCTAGAAATTACTGTAGATACATTCAAGACTACAAATCAGAATGTGAAACTACTAATTAATCAAATGTAATTTGTCACTAAGATAGCAGGTTTAGCAGTGAAATGGTGATTTTACACAACTGCTGCTGAGCAATTTTTGTCTATGGCTTCTTGCTATTAATGGTAATAGCCATAGGGTGTTAAAGTTACAGTGAAATGGCAGGTCAGAGTAAAATCTGTATGCTACTTTCCAGTGTATATAATTTTTCAAGAAGTTTAATGAAAGTGTTTGAGTGTGGTTATTCAGAAAAGACCAAAAACTATTAAAACCAGTTTAAGattctttttttactttgaaatttgGGTGAATAGCAAAGCTACGTGCCACAATGTGCAATTTGAAGTAACTTTCTGATGTGATGCTTCCTCTGTTAATAGGAAGATAGTTTGAGTGAGACCTGATGCACTTTAGAAGTAAAGTTAATGCCTAAAGAGTGCCtataatgcaaaaatatttaatatttaattacaacaaattttaatatttaaatattaagaattaacttctgatttgatttttcttcttaggTCAAGTGGTGAAAAAGCAGAAGATATCTCTTCTAAGATAGAGATTGTAGATATCTTGGACATTGAAGAGAATATCTGGTCTCCcaggtttgggttgaagggaaaGATTGATGTTACAGCCAGGGTGAAGATCCATCGCCAGTCTGGAGTACAGTCTAGGATAATGCCGTTAGAGCTCAAGTCTGGGAAGGAATCTAACTCCATAGAGCACAGAAGTCAGGTACAAAAAATCAAATGTCTAATTTCACTATCACTGGCTATGTATACTTGATTATTTTATTAGATGACTTATTTTGTCTTAACATGAAACAGTTTGGGGTATGTTCTAGATTTATGGATGGCAAATCCTGGCATGCCCAAGGCTGCTTGTACAAAACAAAAGTGAATTGAGGAGTGGGATGTATATACATTCACCACTTTCACACTCATTTATAGCTTTTATCCTGAAATACATGTTTAGTCTCTTCTTACTGCCTTTAAGTATTAGGTTGAAGCAAACTGCTTCAGGAATTAGTGTCGTACATCTTTCCAGATAGCTGGCCTGATCTAGAGGTAGTAGCCCTTTTAGAAGCTTTTGTTAAGGAAGATGTCTTTTAATTGAAATCCTTGGTTAGGTTAGGTGCTTACTACTTATGGCTTCTAGATTACTTGTGATTGCAATGGCTGCTTAACCATATAAATTATGGAAAAACTAAATACAGCTTATAACGTATTTTGTTCTTAATACGTTGTAATAAGCTTATGTATAATGTTTGCAGGTTATTCTTTATACGTTGCTGAATTTGGAACGGAGAGTAGATCCTGAAGCTGGATTTCTTCTTTATCTTAAAACTGGTACTATGTACCCAGTTTCGGGAGCTCGCATGGACCGAAGAGGTAAAGTTGCTCCCCTTCCCGAGAAACCATAATTatcttaattaaaatgaaatatcttAGTAATAGTTATAAGGTTTACTCTCTGAACATATCTGTACTTAGAGATGTATCACTTGTTATAATGTCACTAATTCAAATAAGCTTATgctaaaaaattgttttattaataCCTCCCTAGGACTTTGCTATACGAATGCTCGCTTCTTAGCTGACTGAAGTTGAGTCATTTCTAACTTTTGAGTTAGAAATTATtgcaaacaaaccccaaaacatcagcTTAGTTTGTTCTTTTCTTGACAGAATTAATGAAGTTAAGAAACCATGTGGCCTTCTACTTAATGCACAGTACACATAAATCTGCTGTGGGAAGACAGCAGTCACAGCTTGCTGCTTTGCCTCCTGTAATTGATGACAGTCGAGCCTGTAAATATTGCTCCCAAATACACAATTGCTTTCTATACAGCAGGTAAAAAAAGTTTgacttgtgttttttaaaaaagcttgaaTAATTGTAGCCTTTGATACTGTGATTTCACTTTTGTGGTTGACGGTTTCTTAATTCTCTGTTGAAGGCTCTTGCACCCCAAAAGAATGTTCCATAGACCCCATTGCAACTTTTATAGTGCAAGTTCCTGATCTTGCAGAGACTAAATGTGTTTGCTCAGGTATTCTTTCTGTAAGACAATCTGAGATAAGTCTCAACAAAATACTTGCTGATGATAACAGATTTCTATTATATtagcattaataataattatgattttaaaaaggTGTGTTCTTGCAACTCTTTGAATGGGCAGCCTTTTGAGGCTGAATTACGGCTGGACAACAACTCTTTCACTTTTGCTCTGCAGAAGATCATTTCCCTGTAAGGTATCGCACAAGTAATGATACATTGATACTACTTTGAAGTGTTATTGTATCTCCTGTTAAAGAGAAGCCATGAACAAATATTTGAtaaattttcacataaaattatttaattgtgGTTTTGAAACCTGTTATAAGTTTTAGTCTTGTCTTTTTATATTACacaaaaaacagaaccaaaattgTATACTGAAGAGATCAAATGAGCTATGTTAGAACAGGAGGGCTTCTGGGGTGATCTTGTGCAAATATAATGCCTGGTTGTTTTTAAAACTGTAGGGGTAAAAATGTATGTTGAGGGAGCTAGCTTTGTGGGCATACATGataacatttttgtgttttagtCTTTGTGAAATATTACTTCTAATATTCAGTAGTTACAGAACAGGATTATTACGAACTGGGTTGCTATTCACTTCTGGACTCTCTTCTCTTTAGTTGCATTTTGTATATGTGATTAGGTATAATTTCTATTGAATTTAGTTTTGAGATAAATTGACTTGAGGTCTGCTTGTATATTAACTATTAAATCCCCTTTGTTTTAAATCTCAAGATAGTATTCGTATGttacaaaaggaataaaagatcTAAATGTCTACAGTACTATCTTTGAAATGTCTTTAATTGGTCTTTGACTAACTTCTTGTCCTTTATAATTCAAAATCGTTGAGGTGATGTGAAGTTATTAATATGAGATTGTTCATATGAACAAAGGATACAGATTCAACTTAATTTCAGTGATGATAGATTAATCTATCTGGTGGGTTACCATATATATTTAGATTGTCATTATGTACATATAGACTTGCAAGAAAGAAATGTACAAGTTGACTCTTTCCTGTGTTTGGCTCTACTCCTAGAGCTGTGGAACAAAAGATGGCCAGTGTGTCTTTTCCTCCTGCTATGGTACCCATTATTGAAAGAGAAACCCAGCACCTGAAACACTCCCACTTAGAGTATTTCAGCCTGTGGTATCTAATGTTAACCTTGGAGCTGCAAAGTGGAAACGTTAAAAAGGGATATAAAAATATATGGATGATACCATCTTTGGAAAGGTAAGATGTAATTTCTAAGCCAGAACAAATGATGCTCCCTTCAGTAACTGGAAATGAGGCATTGTCAACCTGTGTTTTCACTATAAggaaaactagatttttttttctagtgcttgTAGAAATAGTCAAACATGCTATTTGCATAGGCAGGGTTTTTGTGAGGTGTGACCTAATGGAGACATTAGCCTAATAGATTTACTGGTTTTGGATTTGCaatatggtatttttttgttgttgtttttacatCACGCATGAGAAGCAGCAAACTGCAGCCTCGGtcttcagaagcagaaggggTGTAATTCTGTTTCGTTTGTGTCGCTGGGGGCTGAGGCTGGGTGCAGACTGAGCCCAGCTCATTGCGCTGGTTTCCTGAGGGTTTACTTGACAAACAACGGTGTGTTTTGAACCATATTCCTAGCTGTGGCTATGAATGTGGATAAAAGCAGGCTAAAGGCTCTTGTTGGCTGAAGTAGCATGTTATGCATCGAGTCCAGCAGCTGTGCAAAAAAAACAATTGGTGGTTTGTAGGCTTGTTTCAAGGCATCTGTAGAAGTGAAAGGTAGCTGAGTTGTTTTAAGTGAAACAAGCAATTCTGTAAGCAAATACGGAACATCTTAGTGAAGTGGATCCATACATTTCAGTATTGTTTTCTTAACAGGAAATTATAGGTAACTTTAGCCTAAATTTTAGAGTTTATTCTTGGAACAAGTACAAGTGTTATACATATTCTTGCTAACCTTTTTTATTGTAAAGTGTCTCTTTGTCATTTTGTAAATATTCCTGTTTcttgttgtgtgtgtttgtgttgttatttttttggtggctttggggatttggagggggggttgtttgtttggtctttgtagtttggttttggtggtgggtggtatgtttttttttacttctgggtttgtttgggtttttttattattatttctcttacTGAGAGGATCTTaatgttaaaatttatttattttttctaatatcttcAGAGAGAAGGCTGGAGATTGTGTTGGAAACATGATCAGAGTTGGTGAAGTGCAGGAAATTTCCGAGGGacagtatttacattttttccaacGTAAAAATGGTGCCATTCCTGGAACAAACCTATTGGTTGGTGATCGAGTGGTTGTGAGTGGAGAGGAAAATGGTTTATTTGGTTTGGCTACTGGCTATGTTAGAGAAGTCAATGTGACAAAAGTCTCCTGTTTGTTGGGCAGGTaatagaacaaaagaaaaaatatctgtttgAAGATACTATGATACTGGCTTCAGGAAGGGTACTTCTAGGTGTCCAAAAAGCTCTGACATGTTCTGATTTGACTTGGCTTGGGGAACTAACCTTCAGAAATTCTCTTATCTTGATTGAAAATGTCAATGCTTAGTCAGTATATATGCCTGTCTATTTAACTAGGGTGTTTGAATAAAAGCATGCTTGCAAACTCCATTTACTTATGTCTCCAGCGTGAAACTCTATGGATACAGTGATTACTGTGTTAATAGTAACTTTCATTATTCAGACTATGTTGTCTTTAAATTGGGCTCTGATCATGTTTTATTTAGATCAGTTAATAGTGTGTTTCTTCTAGCTGTTGCTTCACTCTAGGATCTCTGGAAGATATCAATTAACACCTAGTAATAAGTCTTTAGTCATCAATGTACTGCttgtaaacagaattattttgtcCCTGTTACTGTCATTCTTCAGGAATTTGTCAAAGCTCCCCAAGAACACTGTATTTAGGTTGGATCACGAAGAAGGAGATTATGGTATAGGAGTCCCTTTTGAAAACCTTTCTAAATTGATGAAAGATTCCCCAGTCAGGTATGAAGAATCAAATTAATTtcacacttaaaatattttcagataaagtTTCTCAAACAGTAActcttcttgggtttttttttttatccacagtGAAAGGCTCCGCAACTTGATAATTGACTTCCACAAACCACGTTTTATTCAGCATTTGAGCTCTGTCCTTCCGCCAGAAGCAAAGGAAACTGTTGCAGATATTTTAAAGGGTACAAAGTGGCTTTCCCCAAAATTCTCTGTTTAGTACGTCTCTATGGTCAAAACATTTGTCACACTAGTACTTTTCTACTTTGGGGTCCAGTGATAGCTTTCtgtgtaaaaattaaaaacaactctTACCTCGCATGTCTTCCTGTGATTAAATTAGTCTTAAACTAGTTGGAAGACCTGACCAGATATTTGTTTAcaactttattttacttttgataGTTGCTGCAGCTTGCAGTTTCAAACATGTGATTACCTCTCTAACCTTTACAAAAGGAGGGAACGGGGAAAGCTGTTGACATAGAGGAAGCGGACTTTGAGGGAGTGGAAGGAGATGGGCTTCAGTGTAAGCATTCATTTGTATAATCACTCTGACTTGTTGGCAGCTCTGTAGTGTGTGATGCTTTGTGGCAcgcttttgttgttttaaaaacaagatttatttaGGTATGTCACAGTGTCTCATAATTGgtgaaattatttcattgttctCTGACAGAGTTGcctgtgaaaacagaaatttaactgAATTCTCTTGGAGCAATTAGAATTCTTATAAAAGCTTAGtctgaagagcttttttttttttgagctttgcCTAGTCCAAATAGCTGGAAGGTGCTGCTTATTTGCATAAGACAGGAAAAAGCTCTGATGTAACATTTCTTCTAAACAAGATGCTGCTATATGTGCAACTCATTTCCTTTTGCTGTGAGCCGTGTTTGAATGTGAAAGTGGGTATGATAAAATAGAAATGCTCATAACATGATATCATGTGGAGGTAGTCATTtaggatattagaaaaaaaagttgcaaaaggTCTAAGAATAAAAACATCTTCAGTGATTTATTTCTACGACTGTAGTGCAGACGCTGTACTAGGTGTCATGTGTATTATGTTTAATATCGTTACTTCATTAGGACCTTGCTTAAAACTTACTCTGCtcaattcttttctttaagggCTCTAGTGAAGGAGAAAactataattttgttttattagctTTAGCAATTATTACAATGATTGGGAAGTGTagatatttaattttggtttttcttcttgaaGGTCTAAATAAGCCTCAGAAACAGGCAATGAAACAAGTGCTGCTTTCAAAAGACTACACGCTTATTGTGGGTATGCCTGGAACAGGAAAGACTACTACAATATGCGCTCTAGTAAGTTCATGTACCTTGACgtttaaatatttttggtgaGATTTAGAGGATAGCATTAAACAAACTCTGTATAAAGCATACCGTCCAAAATTAATTATCATTACTTAGTCTACTGGTATTTCCatattttcaaagaagaaaacatttctttttacttaagGCCTTAGATTTGGTAGAACTATAAATGTAATTTGTAGAGTAGGATTCTCTTTTGCTTGTGTAGGAATAAATGTGGGAGGGAAGAGATTGAAGTGTGATATTTAATCAATTCTGtgatattttaatgttaaaaattcTTGGTCCCAAATGTCAGCAAGTCCTCAAATCCTGAATTAGAGCTTAAAAAAAGGACTCCTTGGCAAAGTTAGTAACTTGTCCACTGTGAATTGTATAAAACCATGGTGTTGAAGTTATGTGCAGCCTGCTAGCCATCTCTTCTAGTTGGTAGTTCTCTTTCCCTAGGAATCAACTATAGGAGCATACTGGATTCCGGCTGtgggctgagatttttttcttgaaatagcaGTGTCATCTCACTTGCAGTTGTCATCAGCTTGTGGGGAAAGAGGAGGCTGGAGAGCAAGCAGCTGCTGCTATTATCAGATCAGCTCGTTCCACTGAATCTGTTGTGGCTAAATTCTCATGGAGAACAGTGTTTGTGGGAACGGTCTGCATGTCTTGTTCTTACAGTGGGGATCTTTAGAGTGCAGTTCGTTCTTTTCAGTGCAATTTGCGAGTGTGCATGGATGTTCTTAGCTCTTGCTGTTTGCAGCATGCATAGTAAGCATGCTGTTTATAAGAACCATCAGGTCTGTTGCTCGTATTGCTTTGACAATAGCTAACTGGCAGATCTGGCCGGAAAGACTGATATAAATGAAGTCATACTTGTTATCAACTCCCTACAAAACTTCTTGTGTTTTTTACAAACGTGGGATTGCTGATTCTTGTATATGAACTAATAACACTTTCTATTCTTTCCCTTTGCCGTTCATTAGGTGAGAATTCTTTCTGCTTGTGGCTTCAGTGTTCTTCTGACTAGTTTTACACATACTGCTGTAGACAATATCCTGTTAAAGCTAGCCAAATTCAAAGTTGGTTTCTTGCGCTTGGGGCGAGCTCAGAAGGTTCATCCAGATATACGGAaatttacagaagaagaaatttgCAAGTCCAAATCAATTAAATCTGTAACAGATTTGGAAGAGGTCTATAACAGTCAGGTGAGAAGTGGTTTTGCTAGCCctgcaaattaaatgcaaattactgGTTGTATGGATGCTGCAGAGAAGAAACCTATCCCAAGGGTGTGTTACTGCTGTAAGAAATCAGAGCTGAAAAAGACTCATTCTCTGCATCGCTTCAATTTCTTTATAgccaataatcatagaatcatagaatcatagaattgttgaggttggaagggacctttaagatcatcgagtccaacctttagcctaccctgacaagagccacttctaaaccatgtccctcagtgccccatctactctttttttaaacacctccagagatggtgaatccaccacctccctgggcaacctattccaatgtttaataaccctttcagtgaaaaaatgtctcctaatatctaatctaaacctcccctgacgtaacttgaacccgtttcccctcgtcctatcacttgtcaccagggagaagaggtcagcccccatctctctacaacctcctttcaggtagttgtagagggtgataaggtctcccctcagcctcctcttctccaggctaaacaaccccagctccctcagtcgttcctcataaggtttgtcctccaggcccctcaccagctttgtagcccttctctggacacgctccaacacctcaatgtccctcttgtagcgaggggcccaaaactgaacgcagtactcgaggtggggcctcaccagtgccgagtacagggggatgatcacttccctagtccggctcaccacactattcctgatacaggctaggatgctgttcgccttcttggccacctgggcacactgctggctcatattcagccggctgtcaaccaacacccccaggtccttttctgccgggctgctttcaagccactctgccccaatcctgtagcgctgcatggggttattgtgacccaagcgcaggacccggcatttggccttgttgaacctcataccattggtctcagcccatcggtccagcctgtccagatccctctgcagagccaacctaccctcaagcagatcaacacgcccgcccagcttagtgtcatctgcgaacttactgagggtgcattcaatcccttcatccagatcattgataaagatattaaagagaaccggccccagcaccgaaccctgggggacaccacttgtgactggacaccaactggatttaactccatttaccaccactctctgggcacggccatccagccagttttttacccagcgaagagtacacctatccaggccatgagcagccagtttctccaggagaatgctgtgggaaacagtgtcaaaagctttgcaaaaatccaagtagataacatccacagcttttccctcatccactaagtgggtcaccttatcatagaaggatattaggtttgataggcatgacctgcccttcacaaacccatgctgactgggcctgatcaccctgatCACCAACATTAACAGTCTGAaagttaaaaagtattttttatgtcTACACAAAGTAACTTATCATTGTAAGTAATAATTCCCAAAGACTCCCGTGCTTTTATCTGAGACCTATCTTGTGTGCGTGGGTGTGGTGATTAACTGCTGCAACCTCCTCTCTGTATTTACATATTGCTATTGTTtatccctctttccctcccactTGTGCTAGTTGTACCATTTGTACAATCCACGGATGGGGAAGAAGTGGTGTGCTGTGGAGCAATCTGGCCAAGCACTAATTTTTGGTTGAAAGATCAGTGGTACCTGTCTAAATATTAATGCAAACCATAATGGGAGCGGGGTAATCTGAGTCAGTGGcagctttaaattaaattaattgaaagAATAAAGCTTCATGGTAGTTGGAGTAAATGCCAGCTTTGCAAAAGCTGCCATTTACTTTTTTGTTGATAGGCATTGCAGTGGAATGATTGAAGTCATAAGGGAGGTGACTTAACGTTTCATGTTTTAGTAATTTCAGATTGCAGTGGAAGCACAGTGGTAGGAAGAACTGTGCTGctgttttgtcttctctttggaattacaaaaagaaaccccaaaccacatAATTTTCTACAGTAGTCACTTCAGCACACTCTACGAATTGTGTATATGCATAGAACCTGATACCACCCTGAACAGGTGGCAGGAATGAGTTATTTACTTGTCTGCTCTAAAGCTGGTTTGGTGTGTCATTTGCAATCGATGCAAGAATATGAGGCCAATATATATGTAAGGTGTGCTGGTCTGATTTCAAGGATTaataatttgatttcttttattttacattttagttttgtttaatgggaaatataactttttcttttaacctgGAAAATGTGGTGCTAAAGGATATAAGATGTACCTTATCCTTAAAGTGTATCTCAATTTTCAGCCAGTGGTAGCAACATCTTGCATGGGAGTAAATCACCCCATCTTTGTTCAGAAGCAGTTTGATTTCTGTATAGTTGATGAAGCTTCTCAAATAAGCCAGCTCATCTGTCTGGGACCGCTATTCTGCTCCAAACGGTTTGTGCTGGTAGGGGACCATCAGCAGCTGCCTCCACTTGTACTGAATGCGGAAGCAAGGTAAGATAAAGTGCTGCTGGACAATCGTTAGTCACACAGATTCTGGGAAGGCTCCTGCAGTATTTTCCCTGAcacatttttgggttttttgtttgttttgtaacagAGACCTTGGCATGAGTGAAAGCTTATTTAAAAGgctggaacaaaaccaaaatgctgtTGTCCAATTAACAGTGCAATACAGAATGAATAggtattttaaacttttattataCTGGGGTATTTAATGTGGGATTGAAATAGCAAGATTtgacaccttttcttttttttttttaaatctttagtAAAATTATGTCACTGAGTAACACGTTAGTGTATGAAGGCAAACTGGAATGTGGCTCAGAGAAGGTGTCAAATGCCACTGTTAATTTGCCCAACCTAAAAAAATTGAAACTGGAGCTTGCAGATGCTTCAAAAACATGGTTGAAAGAAGTACTTGATCCAGACACACCTGTGTGTTTTCTGAACACAGAGAAGGTAAAGTTCTTTATGTTCTCCTTTCAGAATTGTATTTTGATGTAAGTTCTTGATACAGATATACTAACAACATAAAATGTTGTTAGTATAGCTGATTGATTGGGGTGGTACAGCTACTGCTGAAAACATTGCATCTAAGAGCAGCTGAAAAGTTCAATTCAGATAATATTGAAT
The sequence above is a segment of the Larus michahellis chromosome 6, bLarMic1.1, whole genome shotgun sequence genome. Coding sequences within it:
- the DNA2 gene encoding DNA replication ATP-dependent helicase/nuclease DNA2 isoform X1, whose amino-acid sequence is MTDSPDMILRNGLNNRYRVLEVSVIQRNGSDPEKHLTITASQSLDDTELCILRNGWESVPVVPGDIIHLEGESSSGTWVINEQCGYLVLYPDLLLSGTTISNSIRCMRRAVLSERFQGSESGSRQMLIGTILHEIFQQSVTNNLAQEKVEEIANKIVYGQKYLKEMYHLNLKQTEIMQEVEEYLPSFFKWAEDFMHNPANQNKMQLKLSSGEKAEDISSKIEIVDILDIEENIWSPRFGLKGKIDVTARVKIHRQSGVQSRIMPLELKSGKESNSIEHRSQVILYTLLNLERRVDPEAGFLLYLKTGTMYPVSGARMDRRELMKLRNHVAFYLMHSTHKSAVGRQQSQLAALPPVIDDSRACKYCSQIHNCFLYSRAVEQKMASVSFPPAMVPIIERETQHLKHSHLEYFSLWYLMLTLELQSGNVKKGYKNIWMIPSLEREKAGDCVGNMIRVGEVQEISEGQYLHFFQRKNGAIPGTNLLVGDRVVVSGEENGLFGLATGYVREVNVTKVSCLLGRNLSKLPKNTVFRLDHEEGDYGIGVPFENLSKLMKDSPVSERLRNLIIDFHKPRFIQHLSSVLPPEAKETVADILKGLNKPQKQAMKQVLLSKDYTLIVGMPGTGKTTTICALVRILSACGFSVLLTSFTHTAVDNILLKLAKFKVGFLRLGRAQKVHPDIRKFTEEEICKSKSIKSVTDLEEVYNSQPVVATSCMGVNHPIFVQKQFDFCIVDEASQISQLICLGPLFCSKRFVLVGDHQQLPPLVLNAEARDLGMSESLFKRLEQNQNAVVQLTVQYRMNSKIMSLSNTLVYEGKLECGSEKVSNATVNLPNLKKLKLELADASKTWLKEVLDPDTPVCFLNTEKVPAPECAEKGGVSNVTEAKLVLFLTSLFIKAGCKPSDIGIISPYRHQLKTITDLMAKLKENRVEVNTVDKYQGRDKSVIIVSFVRNSNDENLGALLKDWRRLNVAITRAKHKLIMVGCVPSLCRYSPLEKLLCHLQSQAMIFNLPAGAHEVIHKCNIL
- the DNA2 gene encoding DNA replication ATP-dependent helicase/nuclease DNA2 isoform X2 produces the protein MTDSPDMILRNGLNNRYRVLEVSVIQRNGSDPEKHLTITASQSLDDTELCILRNGWESVPVVPGDIIHLEGESSSGTWVINEQCGYLVLYPDLLLSGTTISNSIRCMRRAVLSERFQGSESGSRQMLIGTILHEIFQQSVTNNLAQEKVEEIANKIVYGQKYLKEMYHLNLKQTEIMQEVEEYLPSFFKWAEDFMHNPANQNKMQLKLSSGEKAEDISSKIEIVDILDIEENIWSPRFGLKGKIDVTARVKIHRQSGVQSRIMPLELKSGKESNSIEHRSQVILYTLLNLERRVDPEAGFLLYLKTGTMYPVSGARMDRRELMKLRNHVAFYLMHSTHKSAVGRQQSQLAALPPVIDDSRACKYCSQIHNCFLYSRAVEQKMASVSFPPAMVPIIERETQHLKHSHLEYFSLWYLMLTLELQSGNVKKGYKNIWMIPSLERNLSKLPKNTVFRLDHEEGDYGIGVPFENLSKLMKDSPVSERLRNLIIDFHKPRFIQHLSSVLPPEAKETVADILKGLNKPQKQAMKQVLLSKDYTLIVGMPGTGKTTTICALVRILSACGFSVLLTSFTHTAVDNILLKLAKFKVGFLRLGRAQKVHPDIRKFTEEEICKSKSIKSVTDLEEVYNSQPVVATSCMGVNHPIFVQKQFDFCIVDEASQISQLICLGPLFCSKRFVLVGDHQQLPPLVLNAEARDLGMSESLFKRLEQNQNAVVQLTVQYRMNSKIMSLSNTLVYEGKLECGSEKVSNATVNLPNLKKLKLELADASKTWLKEVLDPDTPVCFLNTEKVPAPECAEKGGVSNVTEAKLVLFLTSLFIKAGCKPSDIGIISPYRHQLKTITDLMAKLKENRVEVNTVDKYQGRDKSVIIVSFVRNSNDENLGALLKDWRRLNVAITRAKHKLIMVGCVPSLCRYSPLEKLLCHLQSQAMIFNLPAGAHEVIHKCNIL
- the DNA2 gene encoding DNA replication ATP-dependent helicase/nuclease DNA2 isoform X3 — its product is MQEVEEYLPSFFKWAEDFMHNPANQNKMQLKLSSGEKAEDISSKIEIVDILDIEENIWSPRFGLKGKIDVTARVKIHRQSGVQSRIMPLELKSGKESNSIEHRSQVILYTLLNLERRVDPEAGFLLYLKTGTMYPVSGARMDRRELMKLRNHVAFYLMHSTHKSAVGRQQSQLAALPPVIDDSRACKYCSQIHNCFLYSRAVEQKMASVSFPPAMVPIIERETQHLKHSHLEYFSLWYLMLTLELQSGNVKKGYKNIWMIPSLEREKAGDCVGNMIRVGEVQEISEGQYLHFFQRKNGAIPGTNLLVGDRVVVSGEENGLFGLATGYVREVNVTKVSCLLGRNLSKLPKNTVFRLDHEEGDYGIGVPFENLSKLMKDSPVSERLRNLIIDFHKPRFIQHLSSVLPPEAKETVADILKGLNKPQKQAMKQVLLSKDYTLIVGMPGTGKTTTICALVRILSACGFSVLLTSFTHTAVDNILLKLAKFKVGFLRLGRAQKVHPDIRKFTEEEICKSKSIKSVTDLEEVYNSQPVVATSCMGVNHPIFVQKQFDFCIVDEASQISQLICLGPLFCSKRFVLVGDHQQLPPLVLNAEARDLGMSESLFKRLEQNQNAVVQLTVQYRMNSKIMSLSNTLVYEGKLECGSEKVSNATVNLPNLKKLKLELADASKTWLKEVLDPDTPVCFLNTEKVPAPECAEKGGVSNVTEAKLVLFLTSLFIKAGCKPSDIGIISPYRHQLKTITDLMAKLKENRVEVNTVDKYQGRDKSVIIVSFVRNSNDENLGALLKDWRRLNVAITRAKHKLIMVGCVPSLCRYSPLEKLLCHLQSQAMIFNLPAGAHEVIHKCNIL